One window from the genome of Eucalyptus grandis isolate ANBG69807.140 chromosome 7, ASM1654582v1, whole genome shotgun sequence encodes:
- the LOC120296185 gene encoding uncharacterized protein LOC120296185 — translation MIEEKVKVEVEVEVEKENSNESELSAMATATPTPSPPPPPAAAYFWTVLSESRRILKAHSRHFLALSVLFLLPLSFCVAAYPILHRLLLSSFSSFSDPYHAQALLRRFPLLNQPLEHHQSSVDASSVLVSVGYTCFLTLLSICATCSITYSVLQGFYGRPVKLPAAIKSIGTSFFPLLATLICTQAITSSIVIGSGILGFLILKGAELAIGHEIRYSSPYFLGLAAAIAVALVLVLAYLQVQWGLANVIVVAESSYGFAPLRRSAYLVKGMRGVALFLTLLFGVLSGVVVCIGTMSTSESVIDGKEWRRWYFVAQIVSTSSFLTMLLQLSLAATVVLYMYCKALHGELAMEIAEEFAREYVSLPFDDEKVPHVVYVAHA, via the exons ATGATCGAAGAGAAGGtgaaggtggaggtggaggtggaggtggagaagGAGAACAGTAATGAGAGTGAG CTCTCGGCCATGGCGACGGCGACACCAACACCTTCAccgcctcctccgccggcgGCGGCTTACTTCTGGACCGTGTTATCGGAATCGCGGCGCATACTCAAAGCCCACTCCCGCCACTTCCTCGCCCTCTCcgttctcttcctcctccccctctccTTCTGCGTCGCCGCCTACCCCATTCTCCACcgcctcctcctcagctccttctcctccttctcggACCCGTACCACGCCCAGGCCCTCCTCCGGCGCTTCCCCCTCCTCAATCAACCGCTCGAACACCACCAGAGCAGCGTCGACGCGAGCAGCGTGCTCGTCAGCGTGGGGTACACCTGCTTCCTCACGCTCCTGTCCATCTGCGCCACGTGCTCCATCACCTACAGCGTCCTCCAGGGGTTCTACGGCCGGCCGGTCAAGCTCCCGGCGGCGATCAAGTCCATCGGGACGTCCTTCTTCCCGCTCTTGGCCACGCTCATCTGCACCCAAGCCATCACCTCCTCGATCGTGATCGGTTCCGGAATCTTAGGGTTCTTGATCCTCAAAGGGGCCGAACTCGCTATCGGTCACGAGATCAGGTATTCCTCGCCTTACTTTCTCGGATTAGCTGCGGCGATCGCGGTGGccctggtgctggtgctggcgTATCTGCAAGTGCAGTGGGGTCTGGCGAACGTGATCGTGGTGGCCGAATCGAGCTACGGGTTCGCTCCGCTGCGGCGGAGCGCTTATCTGGTGAAGGGGATGAGAGGCGTGGCGCTGTTCCTGACGCTGCTCTTCGGAGTTCTGTCGGGGGTTGTGGTGTGTATTGGTACTATGTCGACTTCGGAATCGGTAATCGATGGGAAAGAATGGAGGCGCTGGTATTTCGTGGCCCAGATCGTGTCGACGTCGAGCTTCCTTACGATGCTGTTGCAGCTCAGCCTGGCGGCGACCGTGGTGCTGTACATGTACTGCAAGGCTCTGCACGGAGAGCTGGCCATGGAGATTGCTGAGGAGTTCGCGAGGGAGTACGTTAGTCTGCCCTTCGATGACGAGAAGGTCCCTCACGTGGTTTATGtcgcacatgcttga
- the LOC104453917 gene encoding probable protein S-acyltransferase 22 isoform X1, producing MRKHGWQLPYHPLQVVAVAVFMALGFAFYVFFAPFVGKKMFQYIAMGIYTPLITCVFGLYIWCAAADPADPGVFKSKKYLKVLDNGKYVRQKDSKLGGESTSSIHDANNAAAGGKSLDKDAEIAAAKESTAEAERNSAPSKHTTCCALALFPCALMCQCCSSSDESSEKHISEDGMFYCSLCEVEVFKYSKHCRVCDKCVDRFDHHCRWLNNCIGRKNYRQFFTLMVSALLLLILQWSTGMLVLVCCFLEKKRFMVDIAAKLGSSFSLAPFVIVVVVCTILAMIATLPLAQLFFFHILLVKKGISTYDYIIALREQEQEQQGVGHQSAQMSPASSLTGMSSASSFTTFHRGAWCTPPRLFLEDQFDVVPPDTGSVSSLGKKTVGEDPPKKKNPGAVKISPWTLARLNAEEISKAAAEARKRSKILQPVVRRESPFGLEAERNFGSSSRRMIPRPDNNRKRPSKRVRLPADLAMEPITNLSMKSAEKGIPETSTSFAPLQLEARSAFQTSRAMSSSNEIVGSSPDSSLESPDIHPFRVSSSGPEEGRRPTGLPAGLAAQRGLPLSRSTSDGYEASGGEDSDRVPSRFVQRSANWSNLLLGFDQDQRVARLKASSSSSSQVDHRKL from the exons GTGGTGGCAGTTGCTGTGTTTATGGCATTGGGGTTTGCCTTCTATGTGTTCTTCGCGCCCTTTGTTGGGAAGAAGATGTTTCAGTACATTGCGATGGGCATCTATACTCCTCTT ATTACATGTGTTTTCGGCCTGTACATTTGGTGTGCCGCAGCTGATCCTGCAGACCCAGGGGTTTTTAAGTCTAAAAAGTATCTCAAGGTTTTAGATAATGGAAAGTATGTCCGACAAAAGGATTCCAAACTAGGAGGTGAATCAACTTCATCTATACATGATGCCAATAATGCAGCAGCTGGAGGCAAATCTCTTGACAAGGATGCAGAGATTGCGGCAGCAAAGGAGTCCACTGCTGAAGCTGAGAGGAACAGTGCACCGTCAAAGCATACCACTTGTTGCGCATTAGCATTATTTCCCTGCGCTTTAATGTGCCAGTGCTGTAGCTCGAGTGACGAATCTTCTGAGAAACACATAAGTGAAGATGGCATGTTCTATTGCAGCTTGTGTGAAGTTGAG GTTTTCAAGTACAGCAAACATTGTAGAGTTTGTGACAAATGTGTTGATAGATTCGATCATCACTGCAGG tGGCTGAATAATTGTATCGGTAGAAAGAACTACAGGCAGTTTTTCACTCTTATGGTATCTGCTCTTCTCTTG CTTATTCTGCAATGGTCTACGGGTATGCTCGTGCTTGTATGCTGTTTTCTCGAGAAGAAACGATTTATGGTGGATATTGCAGCCAAATTGGGGAGCAGTTTTTCTTTAGCGCCCTTTGTGATCGTAGTG GTGGTGTGCACCATCCTGGCGATGATTGCCACGTTACCTCTAGCTcagcttttcttcttccatATACTTCTTGTAAAGAAG GGAATTAGCACATATGATTACATCATAGCTCTGAGGGAGCAAGAGCAAGAGCAACAAGGAGTAGGCCATCAAAGTGCACAAATGTCTCCTGCCAGCTCACTTACTGGAATGAGCAGTGCGAGCTCTTTCACAACTTTCCACCGAGGTGCATGGTGCACACCGCCGCGATTGTTCCTTGAAGATCAG TTTGATGTTGTCCCTCCAGACACTGGATCTGTTAGTTCTTTGGGCAAGAAGACGGTGGGAGAGGAtccaccaaagaagaagaaccctGGAGCAGTGAAAATCAGTCCGTGGACACTTGCTCGCTTAAATGCAGAAGAGATCTCAAAAGCTGCTGCAGAGGCTAGAAAAAGATCTAAGATACTCCAGCCTGTTGTGAGACGAGAATCCCCCTTTGGCCTAGAAGCTGAAAGGAACTTTGGAAGCAGTAGCCGACGTATGATACCGAGGCCTGATAATAATAGGAAGCGGCCAAGTAAGCGGGTGAGGCTCCCAGCTGACTTGGCCATGGAGCCAATCACAAATCTCTCAATGAAAAGCGCAGAAAAAGGTATCCCCGAGACATCGACAAGCTTCGCTCCTCTTCAGCTCGAGGCTCGGAGTGCTTTCCAAACAAGCCGGGCCATGTCTAGCTCCAATGAAATTGTGGGGTCCTCCCCTGACAGCAGCCTGGAGTCTCCTGACATCCACCCTTTCCGAGTCTCCTCCTCGGGGCCTGAAGAGGGTAGGCGGCCGACTGGACTACCTGCTGGTTTGGCTGCACAGAGAGGATTACCTCTCTCGAGATCAACCAGTGATGGGTATGAAGCATCAGGTGGGGAAGATAGCGACAGGGTTCCTTCTAGGTTTGTTCAGAGGTCAGCAAACTGGAGTAATCTTCTATTGGGGTTCGATCAGGATCAGAGGGTTGCAAGATTAAaagcgtcgtcgtcgtcatcttCTCAGGTCGATCACAGAAAGCTTTGA
- the LOC104453917 gene encoding probable protein S-acyltransferase 22 isoform X2, protein MRKHGWQLPYHPLQITCVFGLYIWCAAADPADPGVFKSKKYLKVLDNGKYVRQKDSKLGGESTSSIHDANNAAAGGKSLDKDAEIAAAKESTAEAERNSAPSKHTTCCALALFPCALMCQCCSSSDESSEKHISEDGMFYCSLCEVEVFKYSKHCRVCDKCVDRFDHHCRWLNNCIGRKNYRQFFTLMVSALLLLILQWSTGMLVLVCCFLEKKRFMVDIAAKLGSSFSLAPFVIVVVVCTILAMIATLPLAQLFFFHILLVKKGISTYDYIIALREQEQEQQGVGHQSAQMSPASSLTGMSSASSFTTFHRGAWCTPPRLFLEDQFDVVPPDTGSVSSLGKKTVGEDPPKKKNPGAVKISPWTLARLNAEEISKAAAEARKRSKILQPVVRRESPFGLEAERNFGSSSRRMIPRPDNNRKRPSKRVRLPADLAMEPITNLSMKSAEKGIPETSTSFAPLQLEARSAFQTSRAMSSSNEIVGSSPDSSLESPDIHPFRVSSSGPEEGRRPTGLPAGLAAQRGLPLSRSTSDGYEASGGEDSDRVPSRFVQRSANWSNLLLGFDQDQRVARLKASSSSSSQVDHRKL, encoded by the exons ATTACATGTGTTTTCGGCCTGTACATTTGGTGTGCCGCAGCTGATCCTGCAGACCCAGGGGTTTTTAAGTCTAAAAAGTATCTCAAGGTTTTAGATAATGGAAAGTATGTCCGACAAAAGGATTCCAAACTAGGAGGTGAATCAACTTCATCTATACATGATGCCAATAATGCAGCAGCTGGAGGCAAATCTCTTGACAAGGATGCAGAGATTGCGGCAGCAAAGGAGTCCACTGCTGAAGCTGAGAGGAACAGTGCACCGTCAAAGCATACCACTTGTTGCGCATTAGCATTATTTCCCTGCGCTTTAATGTGCCAGTGCTGTAGCTCGAGTGACGAATCTTCTGAGAAACACATAAGTGAAGATGGCATGTTCTATTGCAGCTTGTGTGAAGTTGAG GTTTTCAAGTACAGCAAACATTGTAGAGTTTGTGACAAATGTGTTGATAGATTCGATCATCACTGCAGG tGGCTGAATAATTGTATCGGTAGAAAGAACTACAGGCAGTTTTTCACTCTTATGGTATCTGCTCTTCTCTTG CTTATTCTGCAATGGTCTACGGGTATGCTCGTGCTTGTATGCTGTTTTCTCGAGAAGAAACGATTTATGGTGGATATTGCAGCCAAATTGGGGAGCAGTTTTTCTTTAGCGCCCTTTGTGATCGTAGTG GTGGTGTGCACCATCCTGGCGATGATTGCCACGTTACCTCTAGCTcagcttttcttcttccatATACTTCTTGTAAAGAAG GGAATTAGCACATATGATTACATCATAGCTCTGAGGGAGCAAGAGCAAGAGCAACAAGGAGTAGGCCATCAAAGTGCACAAATGTCTCCTGCCAGCTCACTTACTGGAATGAGCAGTGCGAGCTCTTTCACAACTTTCCACCGAGGTGCATGGTGCACACCGCCGCGATTGTTCCTTGAAGATCAG TTTGATGTTGTCCCTCCAGACACTGGATCTGTTAGTTCTTTGGGCAAGAAGACGGTGGGAGAGGAtccaccaaagaagaagaaccctGGAGCAGTGAAAATCAGTCCGTGGACACTTGCTCGCTTAAATGCAGAAGAGATCTCAAAAGCTGCTGCAGAGGCTAGAAAAAGATCTAAGATACTCCAGCCTGTTGTGAGACGAGAATCCCCCTTTGGCCTAGAAGCTGAAAGGAACTTTGGAAGCAGTAGCCGACGTATGATACCGAGGCCTGATAATAATAGGAAGCGGCCAAGTAAGCGGGTGAGGCTCCCAGCTGACTTGGCCATGGAGCCAATCACAAATCTCTCAATGAAAAGCGCAGAAAAAGGTATCCCCGAGACATCGACAAGCTTCGCTCCTCTTCAGCTCGAGGCTCGGAGTGCTTTCCAAACAAGCCGGGCCATGTCTAGCTCCAATGAAATTGTGGGGTCCTCCCCTGACAGCAGCCTGGAGTCTCCTGACATCCACCCTTTCCGAGTCTCCTCCTCGGGGCCTGAAGAGGGTAGGCGGCCGACTGGACTACCTGCTGGTTTGGCTGCACAGAGAGGATTACCTCTCTCGAGATCAACCAGTGATGGGTATGAAGCATCAGGTGGGGAAGATAGCGACAGGGTTCCTTCTAGGTTTGTTCAGAGGTCAGCAAACTGGAGTAATCTTCTATTGGGGTTCGATCAGGATCAGAGGGTTGCAAGATTAAaagcgtcgtcgtcgtcatcttCTCAGGTCGATCACAGAAAGCTTTGA